In Pseudofrankia saprophytica, one genomic interval encodes:
- a CDS encoding GGDEF domain-containing protein yields the protein RELAASRVPSQGGAPVPAGDGLRGEAWSAGTPWLGWWRGPAPADGMGLGGHWPGARRPAVGMAVAELCSGVAIAALWAANPLLMLAAVPPALLLASSLPPDELLAAARTDPKTGLANAVWWREVAEAELARSLRAGRPLSVLLVDIDHFKRVNDRHGHLFGDTVLVAVADALRAATRPWDLVGRFGGEEFVVLLTDVDLPTAADVAERIRRQVAAVRCPLDAPSPLGPGVGDDGDGEAVGVTVSVGAAACEPGAGLASALGRADAALYRAKAAGRDRVHLALADPAGATVPAAQAAVDGPPVQDGACSVPTQVTQAD from the coding sequence GACGGGAGCTGGCCGCCAGCCGGGTCCCCAGCCAGGGTGGCGCGCCGGTGCCGGCCGGGGACGGGCTCCGCGGGGAGGCCTGGAGCGCGGGCACGCCCTGGCTGGGCTGGTGGCGCGGGCCGGCACCCGCCGACGGGATGGGCCTGGGTGGGCACTGGCCCGGTGCGCGCCGGCCCGCCGTGGGCATGGCGGTCGCCGAGCTGTGTTCCGGGGTGGCGATCGCCGCGCTGTGGGCGGCGAACCCGCTGCTCATGCTCGCCGCGGTCCCACCCGCGCTGTTGCTCGCCAGCAGCCTCCCGCCCGACGAGCTGCTGGCCGCCGCCCGCACCGACCCGAAGACCGGGCTCGCCAACGCGGTGTGGTGGCGCGAGGTCGCCGAGGCCGAGCTTGCCAGGAGCCTGCGTGCCGGCCGGCCGCTGTCGGTGCTGCTCGTCGACATCGACCACTTCAAACGGGTCAACGACCGCCACGGTCACCTGTTCGGTGACACGGTGCTGGTCGCCGTGGCCGACGCGCTGCGGGCGGCGACCCGGCCGTGGGACCTGGTCGGCCGGTTCGGCGGCGAGGAGTTCGTCGTGCTGCTCACGGACGTCGACCTGCCCACCGCCGCCGACGTCGCCGAGCGGATCCGCCGCCAGGTCGCCGCCGTCCGCTGCCCGCTCGACGCCCCGTCCCCTCTCGGTCCCGGCGTGGGCGACGACGGTGACGGGGAGGCGGTGGGTGTCACCGTTTCGGTCGGCGCGGCGGCCTGCGAGCCGGGGGCCGGCCTTGCCTCCGCGCTTGGGCGCGCCGACGCCGCCCTGTACCGCGCCAAGGCCGCCGGCCGCGACCGTGTCCACCTCGCCCTCGCCGACCCGGCGGGCGCCACGGTGCCCGCCGCGCAGGCCGCCGTGGACGGGCCGCCGGTCCAGGACGGCGCCTGCTCCGTCCCCACCCAGGTCACCCAGGCCGACTAG